One window of Arvicola amphibius chromosome 6, mArvAmp1.2, whole genome shotgun sequence genomic DNA carries:
- the Eqtn gene encoding equatorin gives MSGEDSATSPEHLDDTPSDEEQYYSDDEHMNNNDPGHEDDKNTESNPVIHKPKENEGDTPANEKNDHYYKDVKQYVFTTQNSNGTDSEISVSATTNLKFALKNYKPINTTEKSSEKSISEEEEKPHEPSRKPSTPNVPAFWTMLAKVISDTSVNMDDKDQFYQAIPGSDLNTTSKDKLSELEEAKIKLMLGISLMTLILLIPLLIFCFATLYKLRTLSEKSFGTQYSVNPELATLSYFHPSEGISDTSYSRSADSSTYWGNTTSNLKQSRTKKSKLKSMDYSADSDQTALNEEETTFLPPEESAFLLPEEPDLLPPEEPDLLPPEEPTFLPSQELGEQPVSKNVPVKERSEEPMVGEVTTEEPLVEEQQITE, from the exons ATGTCGGGTGAAGACTCTGCCACGTCACCAG AGCACCTTGACGATACACCGTCAGATGAAGAACAGTATTACTCAGATGATGAACATATGAACAACAATGACCCTGGACATGAAGATGACAAAAATACAGAATCTAATCCTGTCAtacacaaaccaaaagaaaatgaaggtgaCACCCCTGCTAATGAGAAAAATGATCATTACTATAAAGACGTGAAACAAT ATGTGTTCACCACACAAAACTCGAATGGCACAGACTCTGAAATATCTGTGAGTGCCACCACCAACCTCAAGTTCGCGCTGAAGAACT ACAAACCCATCAACACAACGGAAAAATCATCAGAAAAATCCAtcagtgaagaagaagaaaaacctcaTGAACCCTCTCGTAAAC CATCAACCCCCAATGTGCCTGCATTTTGGACAATGCTAGCTAAAG TTATAAGTGACACCTCAGTGAACATGGATGATAAAGATCAATTCTATCAAGCAATTCCAG gctCTGATTTGAACACTACCAGCAAAGACAAGCTGTCCGAGCTAGAGGAGGCCAAGATCAAATTAATGCTGGGGATCTCACTGATGACCCTTATCCTCTTAATTCCCCTCTTGATATTTTGTTTTGCCACGCTGTACAAATTGAGAACACTAAG TGAAAAAAGCTTTGGCACTCAATACTCTGTCAACCCGGAGCTGGCGACTCTGTCTTACTTCCACCCATCTGAAGGCATATCTGATACATCTTATTCCAGGAGTGCCGACAGCAGCACGTATTGGGGCAACACAACTTCAAACTTGAAACAATCCAgaacaaaaaagtcaaaattgAAATCTATGGATTATTCTGCGGATTCTGATCAAACAGCCTTAAACGAGGAAGAAACAACTTTCCTTCCACCTGAGGAGTCAGCCTTCCTTCTGCCCGAGGAGCCAGACTTACTTCCGCCAGAGGAGCCAGACTTACTTCCGCCGGAGGAgccaaccttccttccttcccaggagCTGGGTGAGCAACCTGTCAGCAAGAACGTCCCTGTGAAGGAAAGGAGTGAGGAGCCCATGGTTGGTGAGGTGACCACTGAGGAGCCTTTGGTTGAGGAGCAGCAAATCACTGAGTAA